DNA from Leptolyngbyaceae cyanobacterium:
CCTGAATTAAGTTTCATTTCCGAACAATCTAAGTAATTGAATTTGCGAAATAGTTCGTAAGAAGAAGTTGGTTTAACTGCTGGTTCGGAAGTTAAGATAACGCGAAACCAGGGATAATGCTCTATAGATTGTTTATCATCATATCCGATGGCTTGGCGATTTTCTTTAGCGTGTTTGTTCGGGTCTTTTTCCCGTTGTAAATAAACATTGCCCAGCCGCATTCCTGACATTTCAATGCTGGGTTCGGTAAACCAGTTGATAATTGCCGAAAGATAGCGTAAAACGATATCGCGATCGCTGGACATTAAAAATATTCGATCGCAACGGCGAATTGCCGATCGCACGTAATTATTCCGACCTTCCCGCAACATTTCCAAGGGAATATCGGGGGAAAACAAAATCAACTTGGCCAGGTCAAAATATTCTCCGAATAAACTAGGATCTTCTCTTTTGCTATCAACGCGATCGTTAACTTGTAAAGTATGGTGCTTACCCTCAATATGAGACACTTGCTTAAAATCTGGCAGGATCGCTTCTAAATCATCCTTCCCGAATTTATCGGACAAAATCCTCAGGGTAGTAACTAACACTAAACATCCCATACTGTGACCGACTAAATTTACCTTTAAGGGTGTTGGCTTATTTTGTTTTGCTGGCGAATTTTCCTTTTTATTCAGTGCATTATCCAAGCGCCAGAAAAACTCCGCTAAATCTGGTGCGCCGTAGTGAATTGCGCGATAGCGATCGCGTTGATAAACCAACAATCTCAACAGCAAAAAAGCTAGCAGCCAAAATATAAAAGTAAATATGATAATTGAGGAAAATTGAACCGTTGAATTAACTCCAATAGAAAAGTTATGCCAAATTAAATTGGCTAACTTTCCTAAACCATTGAAGAGTGGAAATCCCAACCATTGCAATGCCAAAGTAAAAATAGTACCTGCAATAGCTGATGCAGCAGTCAAAACTAGTAAAAATTTTCCTACTTTATCCCAATTCTTCCGAAAATCTAGATAAAGAGAAGGGCTGACAAAAGGAGCTTCGCTCGGCCATTGATAACCGATATATAAATGCTTATTTTCTGTTTGTTTATTTTGCTGATTTAAAGATTCTGCTTCGTCAATAAATCCTTGATAAAAACCTTTGGCTTCATTGGCGTAACCATGAGTTCTTAAAGTTAAATATTCAAAATTGCCATTCCGGATCAGTTGCGCCAATTCATCTATATTAAAGAGTGGCCGAAACCGAGAAATTCGCAATTTTGTAGGCAAATAACGATTGATTCCTAAAGATACATTAGCCGTACTGGTCACTAAAAAAACGTTATCATATTTCGTATCTGCATAAATCTCAAAATTTCGGCCAATAGCTTGGGTAAAATTCTGGCTTTTCCATTTATTGAGAGTGTCAATTACAAATTTGCGATCGACTGCCTCTGTAAAAAATTCATAATTTGTCAATTTGGATTGTGATTTTAAACGTTCGACAATCGCTTCTTCTGAGGGGAGTTCATGGGCTAATTGCACGATTTTTGCTTTTGTCCACCAATCAGAAAAAGGTGCTGCATTATCCATAATTGATTGCAGCCATTCTCGATCGTTTTTTCCTTGGACGCCACTTTTCCATTGCCAAGGTAAAGAAAAGGTTTTGAGTTCTTGTAACTGCATATTCATATCTGATTATGATGAGGATTGCCCGATCGCAAACTGTCTAACCAATTTGGCAGCGCGATCGCAAAAATATCAGTATTTTTGACAAAATAGCTAGTCTCTTCACTAACCAAATAATCGGCATTTAGTCAGTGAAAACCGCTAAATCTGTGGAATTGCCCTGGATTAGCTTACAGTAAACTTACTTAGTTATATCTAATGTTTATCTTAATCAGCGATGAAATAGTATGGCCTCACCCGATCGCGGGAGAGGGAAAATTACGTAAAAAAGGGAGATTAAGTCATCTTACCTTCCTATCTCCCCTATTTTCCCTATTTTTTTGAGCCTCGGTCTTTAAAATTAGGTAAATTACCGTTGTAGTTGTCTGAGCGCAGCGTCGGCTCTTTCCATACCTTCCTTGACATTTTGGCGCTGGAAAACTTTGCGAGCTTGCTTAAAAGCTGCGATCGCAGCTTCCACTTCTCCTCTATTGCTCAATGCCACTCCCAGATTATAGTGGACGTAACCTTGGTCGGGTGCGATTTCCGCTAAGCGCCGATAGACACTAACTGCTTGGGAAAAATCTCGCTGCTGTAAGAAAATTTGACCGATTCCATTGTGCGCTTCTACTAATTTATTATCCAATGACACGGCCTGCTGATAAGCTGCCAAAGCTGCGGATAAATTATTCTGAGATTGCCAAAGGTTGCCAATTTCTAACTGAATTTGAGCATTACGCGGTTCTAATTTCGCTGCACGTTCCAAAGCAGCGATCGCTTCCCGTTGGTTCCCTTGACCTAAGTAAGCAGATGCTACACTTATTTGCAAACTACTATCTTTAGGATCGAGAGCGATCGCTCTTTCGAGTACGTTGATCGCATCTTGATATCGCTTCTGCTCTAGAAGGATAGTTGCGATCGACTTGCGAATTTCTACGCTTTTCGGATCGAGTTTAATCGCTTCCTCATAAGCTGACAAAGCACCTTGGGGATCTCTTTGGCGAAGTAGTACGACACCCAATCCCATATAAGCATTAGCGTTATTGCGATTAAGTTGGATAGCGCGGCGATATTCAGCGGCTGCTCCCGCATTATCGTTTAAATTAGCCAGAGTATAGCCCAGCGCATAGTGAAAATCATCATTTTTCGAGTCCAGTTCAATAGCTTGACGATAAGCTTCCGCTGCTTTCTGGTAATTTCCCTGACGTGCTTGTAAATATCCGATCGCAGAAAAAACACGGGCATTTTTGCCATCTAAGTTAGCCGCTTGTTGATAAATGCCGATCGCTCTCGAAAAATTACCAGCATCTACCAACTCTCGTCCTTCTTCTAGAAGTTCCTTTAGTCGATCGTTGGCAGGCTGCCGCTCATCCGTATTACTGTTATTGTTATCCTCGATTTGGAAATCCTGCGCTTGGGCAAATTGTGGGGCGGCTACCGCCAACCCTCCCAACAGCAGGAGACTAATTAACAATGGGATATGTTTTGGCACGGTAGATTTTCCTTGTATTTTTGCCCAACGTGAGAATGTTACTATTCGTTGCATATTTAATCAGGAATAAGTCAATTTGGGAACCCACTAAGTATAAAAGTCTTAAATCACTGAAATTTTAGCTGCTGCTGAACTCAACCATACGAGTTTAGCGTTTGCGATCCATTCCCCAGAAACTAACGCCAAAAATCAGCATCTATCTATTTATATTTGATGTTCCTTGCCATACTGGAATACGTATAACAGACTGTATTTTTGTTTGAAATAAGACACCATCTACTTCAACTACATTACTCTTACTAGTTTGCCCAGATGTCATATTAATTTTTCTACTTCTGGGAAATTTTGTAATTGTCAAAGCTTCATCAATAGACTATAGCGATTTAAATGCTGTTTTTACTTAATTTTTGCCGTCCATGTCAAGGTCTTTGAGTTTGCTGCCACAGAAGCGCGATCGCTAATCGCACGGCGGAACCAACTGTAGATAGCCTCGCCGTATCTGTTGCCGTTTTTTCCCAGCGTAAAAGGTGCTGTTGAAAGGATTGGTCTCTTTGCGCTCGCCTCAGAATTGCTTGCCCGATAATTTTCTTTTGAATTTCCTCTGTGGAAATCCCATGACGTTTGAGATAATCAATTAATCTCTGCACGCTATCGACGAAATTTTCTGGTTCTTGAGACATCAAAATTGCTTCGATTTGGCGAACTACCTCTTGATATATTTGGTTTTGTTTATCGGATAAAAGTTTTGCTTTTACTTGGCGAGCGATCGGTGGTTGTTCTGGTGCTTCTGCATCCACTTCGGCTTCTAATATATTTAACAATCTAAGAATTTTGTCCCGTCTAAGATCGAGCTTTCTCACCATTTCCGGGTAGATTTGCAAAATGCGCCCGCGCACGATTTTGGCATTGACTAATCGATTTGATGCTAATCTTAGCTGATATTGACCTGCCGTTGAATCAAAAGATTTAATTGTTAAGTTAAGTTCGGCAGATTCTTGTTCAATTTGAGCCAAAGTAAAAACTATAGCTTCCCAATTAGGTGCTTCTTTCAAATCAATTTCAATATTAGAGCTATCTTCTCGATACTGTTGGGCTAATTCTCCTGCTTCCAAATCTCTACCAACTGGATAGCGTTGAGTTGGGCTTTTAGTAGAATAATTAAATTGAGTAAATACGTAACGGCACTCTATTTTATCGAGGTCTACATCTTCTAAATGCCAATTATCAATACAAATACCTGTCATTTGCGCCCGTTCTAAATTGGTGCGAATCAAATGAGTTTCTAGTAAATAAGCTTCGCTTAAATCGCTTTCGCTCAAATTAGAATCGCTCAAATAAGCACCGGAAAGGTCTGCTCTTCTTAAATCTGCTCCTCGCAAATTGGCTTCGGTTAAATCGGCTCTGAGTAATAACACATCTTGCAAGTTAGCACGCAACAAATAAGCTTTTCGCAAACTAGTTTTTAATAAATAAGCGCCTGCTAAATTAGCTCGACTTAAGTCAGCGCTGTTGAGGCTAGCTTCGCTGAGATCTGCACCAGTCAGGACTACCCGATGCAAATCTGCTTGATTCAAATTAGCCGATCGCAAACAAACACCAGTTAAATTGGCTTCTGTCAGATTACTTCTAATTAAAATTGCGTCTCGCAGATTGGCAGCTTCTAAAGTAGCTTCTCGCAAATTAGCATTAGTGAGATTAGCGTTGATCAAGGATGCTCGACGGAGATTCGCCTCCATCAATTCTGCTCTCATCAACTGGGTATCATGTAATTTGCTTCGTTCCAGATTAGTTTGATCCAGTTTGGCTCCTTGCAGATCTGCACCACTGAGATCGGCTTCTTCCAAAACTGCCCAATTTAAGTCAGTTTCTTGTAAGTGAGCGAGTCGCAAATCGGCTTTGGTAAGATTTGCACCGCTGAGAATTGCTTGATTGAGATTTGCACTAGTGAGGGTAGCGTGGCGGAGATCTGCTTGACGAAGGCAGGCTCCCGATAGTTTGGCACGACTCAAAAATGACCAACTAAGGTTAACACCTGTTAAGTTAGCTCCCGTCAGGTCGAGATCCTGCAAATTAACGCCGGTGAGAATTGCTCCACTCAGGTCGATGTGGGCAAAATCCCGCTCTCCTTGTTTGTAGCGAGCTAGAAAATCCTGTACTTGCATTACGACACCTAGCATAGCAGAAGTGGCAGCTTTAGCAGTGCGATCGAACTAACGAAACTGATGACTGAGGCAGTCAGTAAAAAAAAGAGAGCGGTGAGATGCTATTATAAAATGTTTTATCCTCTTCTCTACTTCAGTGCTGCCCCTCCTCATTTCATCCTGAAAATTTTTAGGGGCGAAACGATACCATAATCTTTCGAGCATATAAAATATCTTATTAATTTCATCAGCCTTACGCCGTAACAATAGATAAGTTTTCCTAACACCTGCTAAAAAAATTTTTGGCAGTAGACAAGCAAAACCGCCACTGAAAAGCAAAAATTTCTCGCTTTCAGTTGACGATCGAAAGAAAAAATTAAAAAGAAAATATAAATCCTTTCTTTTGAGCTTTTTAAATCCGATCTGTCATCCCTAGTTTACTAGTACGATCGAATAACTGAGGAGCTAATTATCACCCCTCACCTACTCTCACCCTCTAGGGTAGCCAACGAGGATGAAAGCCGGGGATAGGTAATTGCTCTGGTTGCATTTCGGTGGGCATTTCTTCTGATGTTGAGGTAACTAGGGGTAGTAACCAAAGGGTACTGGAAGAAACTGCTTCTTGGCTTTCGGTGCGGGGGGAATCGGACTGACCGCCTGCTGGTACTGGTGTAGTCACTGGTTGATCGAATAGTAGCGCTATCCCATCTGGTGAAAGGCTCATTCTGACGTTTCGGTGATTTGGTAGGACTAAGAGTGGTTTGACTTCGCTAGTTTTTAGGTTAACGGCGGCGATATACGGTTGTTCTTGGTATTGTTCGCCGGGGAGTAATTTGGTGAGGAGGCAATAAATGGTTTGCCCCATCGGGTCGAATTGAGCGTCGATAATTGAGCCGGTGATTCTTAAAAGTTCTTTTTCCGTGCCTTGGTTGGTTACTAGGTAGAGCGATCGCGTATAGTCGGTGTTAAACTTGACCATTGCGGCGGCTGTACCATCTTTGCTGAAACTACTTACCGTACCGAATTTGGGCAGAAAGTCGAGGGGTTGATCTTGGGAAATTTCTAAAGGTACGATCGCTAATCCTTCTCCTTGAGTAATTGCCAGCGTTTTACTGTCAGGAGTAATCAAAAAATCGCCTCCCGGTTGTCCTTTGAGAGGATGAGCGTTAAAGCGATCGTCATTTTCTCTTTTAACGATCCAAATCCCGAATTCCCCTGGATTGCGCCGACTTACCCGTTGGACGGCAATGGTTTG
Protein-coding regions in this window:
- a CDS encoding tetratricopeptide repeat protein, with the translated sequence MPKHIPLLISLLLLGGLAVAAPQFAQAQDFQIEDNNNSNTDERQPANDRLKELLEEGRELVDAGNFSRAIGIYQQAANLDGKNARVFSAIGYLQARQGNYQKAAEAYRQAIELDSKNDDFHYALGYTLANLNDNAGAAAEYRRAIQLNRNNANAYMGLGVVLLRQRDPQGALSAYEEAIKLDPKSVEIRKSIATILLEQKRYQDAINVLERAIALDPKDSSLQISVASAYLGQGNQREAIAALERAAKLEPRNAQIQLEIGNLWQSQNNLSAALAAYQQAVSLDNKLVEAHNGIGQIFLQQRDFSQAVSVYRRLAEIAPDQGYVHYNLGVALSNRGEVEAAIAAFKQARKVFQRQNVKEGMERADAALRQLQR
- a CDS encoding pentapeptide repeat-containing protein, with the translated sequence MLGVVMQVQDFLARYKQGERDFAHIDLSGAILTGVNLQDLDLTGANLTGVNLSWSFLSRAKLSGACLRQADLRHATLTSANLNQAILSGANLTKADLRLAHLQETDLNWAVLEEADLSGADLQGAKLDQTNLERSKLHDTQLMRAELMEANLRRASLINANLTNANLREATLEAANLRDAILIRSNLTEANLTGVCLRSANLNQADLHRVVLTGADLSEASLNSADLSRANLAGAYLLKTSLRKAYLLRANLQDVLLLRADLTEANLRGADLRRADLSGAYLSDSNLSESDLSEAYLLETHLIRTNLERAQMTGICIDNWHLEDVDLDKIECRYVFTQFNYSTKSPTQRYPVGRDLEAGELAQQYREDSSNIEIDLKEAPNWEAIVFTLAQIEQESAELNLTIKSFDSTAGQYQLRLASNRLVNAKIVRGRILQIYPEMVRKLDLRRDKILRLLNILEAEVDAEAPEQPPIARQVKAKLLSDKQNQIYQEVVRQIEAILMSQEPENFVDSVQRLIDYLKRHGISTEEIQKKIIGQAILRRAQRDQSFQQHLLRWEKTATDTARLSTVGSAVRLAIALLWQQTQRP